The proteins below come from a single Cervus canadensis isolate Bull #8, Minnesota chromosome 2, ASM1932006v1, whole genome shotgun sequence genomic window:
- the KTI12 gene encoding protein KTI12 homolog, whose product MATGGPVRVKRYRKYRFHFRFASERPATRKLTRRVCTWPRPGRMPLVVVCGLPYSGKSRRVEELRAALAGEGRVVHVVDDAAVLGAEDATVYGDSAREKALRGALRAAVERRLSRQDVVILDSLNYIKGFRYELYCLARAARTPLCLVYCVRPGSLSGGLQVAGAVENPNPNVSVSWRPRAEEGGRPLAVGTDILGEPQAAASVVNRRAQAEVPTESEEKETRAADFPALMASEYAEHVSGAFYPPELLEALALRFEAPDSRNRWDRPLFTLVGLEEPLPLAEIRAALFENRAPPPHQSTQSQPLASSSFLHQLDQVTSQVLAGLMEAQKSAVPGDLLKLPGTTEHLQFTRPLTMAELSRLRRQFISYTKMHPNNENLPQLANMFLQYLSQSLH is encoded by the coding sequence ATGGCAACAGGGGGTCCTGTAAGAGTAAAGAGATACAGGAAGTACCGCTTTCATTTCCGGTTTGCGTCAGAGCGGCCGGCAACCCGGAAGTTGACGCGGCGCGTTTGCACATGGCCGCGCCCTGGAAGGATGCCGCTGGTGGTGGTTTGCGGGCTGCCGTACAGCGGCAAGAGCCGGCGCGTGGAGGAGCTCCGCGCTGCCCTGGCGGGTGAGGGCCGCGTGGTGCATGTGGTGGACGATGCGGCGGTGCTGGGCGCGGAGGACGCAACAGTGTATGGCGATTCAGCTCGTGAGAAGGCCTTGCGTGGGGCCCTGCGAGCGGCTGTGGAGCGGCGCCTGAGTCGCCAGGACGTGGTCATCCTCGACTCGCTGAACTACATCAAGGGCTTCCGTTACGAGCTGTACTGCTTGGCGCGGGCGGCGCGCACTCCTCTCTGCCTGGTCTACTGCGTTCGACCAGGCAGTCTGAGCGGGGGACTGCAGGTGGCAGGCGCCGTGGAGAATCCGAACCCGAATGTCAGTGTGAGTTGGAGACCGCGagctgaggagggagggagacctCTGGCGGTGGGCACCGATATCCTCGGGGAACCACAGGCAGCGGCCTCTGTAGTAAATAGGCGAGCCCAGGCAGAAGTACCTACGGAATCCGAGGAAAAGGAAACCAGGGCGGCAGATTTTCCAGCTCTCATGGCTTCGGAATATGCCGAGCATGTGTCTGGTGCTTTTTACCCTCCCGAACTTTTGGAGGCCCTAGCGCTGCGCTTCGAAGCTCCTGACTCTCGGAACCGCTGGGACCGACCCCTGTTCACCTTGGTGGGCTTAGAGGAACCGTTGCCCCTGGCAGAGATCAGAGCTGCCCTGTTTGAGAACCGGGCCCCTCCACCCCATCAGTCTACACAGTCCCAGCCACTTGCCTCCAGCAGCTTTCTGCACCAGTTGGACCAGGTCACCAGCCAGGTGCTGGCAGGACTGATGGAAGCGCAGAAGAGTGCAGTCCCCGGAGACTTGCTTAAGCTTCCTGGCACCACAGAGCACCTGCAGTTTACCAGGCCTTTGACCATGGCAGAACTGAGTCGCCTCCGTCGTCAGTTTATTTCCTACACAAAAATGCATCCCAACAATGAGAACCTGCCTCAACTGGCCAACATGTTTCTGCAGTATCTGAGCCAGAGCCTGCACTAA